From one Caldithrix abyssi DSM 13497 genomic stretch:
- the argS gene encoding arginine--tRNA ligase, with product MTTQEYIVQELQRFLKAHNIKDVEIILERPREEKFGDFASNLALQLARHLKKNPRQIAEEIKDFINQNPDYISAVEIAGPGFINFFASNVSLYKQLGEILEKKAAFGKSAYGRGKKANIEFVSANPTGPLTIGHGRGAVLGDTIARLLETIGYQVTREYYFNNAGRQMRILGDSVRLRYRELCGEQIEFPEDYYQGQYIIDIARRIFEEKGDALKDEEDVAFFKDYAEDVIFEDIKKTIKRLGFEFDVFYNEKSLYDEGKIDEVVKQLKEKGLVAERDGAVWFLTSKLGFEKDRVIIKSTGEPTYRLPDIAYHVEKVKRGFDLIIDIFGADHIATYPDVLAAVKALGYDADKIKVLIHQFVTLYEGEEKVKMSTRKANFVTLDELMDEVGVDVTRFFFLMRSMNSHLNFDLTLAKKQSDENPVFYIQYAHARICSILKLAESRGIELQASRNFNLLKAPEELNLIKHLVQFPQTIETAALSFEPHRMVNYLFDLATLFHKFYTECRVISDDQALTQARLALIDAVRIVIANGLGVLGISAPEHM from the coding sequence ATGACCACCCAGGAATATATTGTTCAGGAGCTGCAGCGATTTCTAAAGGCTCATAATATTAAAGATGTAGAAATCATTCTCGAACGTCCCAGAGAGGAAAAGTTTGGCGATTTTGCTTCCAACCTGGCATTGCAACTGGCACGCCATCTCAAAAAAAATCCACGGCAGATTGCCGAGGAGATAAAAGATTTTATCAATCAAAATCCGGATTACATTTCCGCGGTTGAAATTGCCGGTCCCGGTTTTATCAACTTTTTTGCTTCCAATGTAAGTTTGTACAAACAGCTGGGCGAAATATTAGAAAAGAAGGCGGCCTTCGGAAAATCTGCTTACGGCAGGGGCAAAAAAGCAAATATCGAGTTTGTGAGCGCCAACCCTACCGGCCCATTGACTATTGGTCACGGAAGAGGCGCAGTGTTAGGCGATACGATTGCCCGACTGTTGGAGACCATCGGTTATCAGGTAACGCGCGAATACTATTTTAACAATGCCGGCCGTCAGATGCGTATTTTAGGCGATTCCGTCCGCCTGCGCTATCGTGAACTGTGCGGTGAGCAGATCGAATTTCCTGAGGACTATTATCAGGGCCAGTATATTATTGATATTGCCCGCCGTATTTTTGAAGAAAAAGGCGATGCGCTGAAGGACGAAGAAGATGTTGCCTTTTTTAAAGATTATGCGGAAGACGTCATCTTTGAAGACATCAAAAAAACCATCAAGCGCCTTGGATTCGAGTTCGATGTTTTTTACAATGAAAAGTCGCTGTACGATGAAGGTAAGATTGATGAAGTGGTCAAACAGCTAAAAGAGAAAGGGCTGGTGGCCGAGCGGGATGGCGCGGTCTGGTTTTTAACCAGCAAGCTTGGTTTTGAGAAAGACCGGGTCATTATTAAAAGCACGGGAGAACCCACCTACCGTTTGCCCGATATTGCCTACCATGTGGAAAAGGTGAAAAGAGGATTCGATTTAATCATCGATATTTTTGGCGCCGATCATATTGCAACCTATCCTGATGTGCTGGCCGCTGTTAAAGCCCTTGGTTATGACGCCGACAAAATAAAGGTGCTCATTCATCAATTTGTTACGCTTTATGAGGGCGAAGAAAAAGTGAAGATGTCCACGCGTAAGGCTAATTTTGTCACGCTTGATGAACTGATGGATGAGGTGGGCGTGGATGTAACGCGCTTTTTCTTTTTAATGCGCAGTATGAACTCGCACCTCAATTTCGATTTAACTCTGGCCAAAAAGCAGTCGGACGAAAATCCGGTATTTTACATCCAATATGCCCATGCGCGCATTTGCAGCATTTTGAAATTGGCGGAAAGCAGAGGAATCGAGCTTCAGGCCAGTCGTAATTTTAATCTGCTTAAAGCGCCAGAAGAATTGAATTTAATTAAACATCTTGTCCAGTTTCCGCAGACTATTGAGACGGCTGCATTGAGTTTTGAACCGCATCGGATGGTAAATTATTTATTCGATCTGGCCACTCTGTTTCATAAGTTTTATACAGAGTGCCGCGTCATCAGCGACGATCAGGCGTTGACTCAGGCCCGGCTGGCATTGATCGATGCCGTGCGCATCGTTATTGCCAATGGATTGGGAGTATTAGGGATTAGCGCTCCGGAACACATGTAA
- a CDS encoding PfkB family carbohydrate kinase, with translation MSLLVVGSIAYDTIETPTARVEDSLGGSALYFSAAASLFTPVNVVGVVGSDFDASKISFLKKRGVNFDGLYMESGKTFRWGGRYFDDMNKRETLFTYLNVFERFQPVIPEHYQKAEFVFLANIDPELQLEVLKQIENPKLIVLDTMNFWISGKRKKLEEVLAYTDIIVLNDEEVREITGENGLIKAARAIPQMGPKSVIVKKGEHGAMLYHEEEFFFVPAFPLENVVDPTGAGDSFAGGFMGFLAKAQTLDLPTLKKAIVYGSTIASFNVEDFSFKRLEKIKMKEIKERVKLFKKMTAF, from the coding sequence ATGAGCTTGTTAGTAGTCGGTTCCATAGCTTACGATACCATTGAAACACCAACCGCCAGAGTGGAAGACTCTCTGGGCGGCTCGGCGCTTTATTTTAGCGCGGCAGCCAGCTTGTTCACGCCGGTTAACGTAGTGGGCGTGGTTGGCTCGGATTTTGACGCTTCCAAAATCTCATTTTTGAAAAAAAGAGGAGTGAATTTTGACGGCCTTTACATGGAAAGCGGTAAAACCTTTCGCTGGGGCGGCCGATACTTTGACGACATGAACAAAAGAGAGACGCTGTTCACGTATTTAAATGTTTTTGAGCGCTTTCAGCCGGTCATTCCTGAGCACTACCAGAAGGCCGAATTCGTTTTTCTGGCCAATATCGATCCGGAACTTCAACTGGAAGTCTTAAAGCAAATTGAAAACCCCAAATTAATTGTGCTGGATACGATGAATTTTTGGATCAGCGGTAAACGTAAAAAGCTGGAAGAGGTGCTGGCTTACACCGATATTATTGTTTTAAATGATGAAGAGGTCAGAGAAATTACGGGCGAGAACGGTCTGATTAAAGCGGCAAGGGCCATCCCCCAAATGGGTCCCAAAAGTGTAATTGTTAAAAAAGGAGAACATGGGGCCATGCTTTATCATGAAGAAGAATTCTTTTTTGTTCCGGCTTTTCCTCTGGAAAATGTGGTTGATCCTACCGGCGCCGGGGACAGCTTTGCCGGCGGTTTTATGGGCTTTCTGGCTAAAGCGCAAACTCTGGATTTACCGACTTTGAAAAAAGCCATCGTTTACGGCAGCACCATTGCCTCGTTTAATGTGGAAGATTTTAGCTTTAAACGGCTGGAAAAGATAAAGATGAAAGAAATTAAAGAACGCGTAAAATTATTTAAAAAGATGACGGCTTTTTGA